A window of the Teredinibacter franksiae genome harbors these coding sequences:
- the aceF gene encoding dihydrolipoyllysine-residue acetyltransferase, with protein sequence MAKQTIQVPDIGGSDNVDVIEVCVAPGDVVAAEDSLLVLESDKASMDIPSPMAGTIVSVLVNEGDTVSEGDNIIEIDTEAADSVVAPEPEAPAPAVVVEPAPVAAQHTAEQVSGGEETIKVPDIGGSEGVDVIEICVAPGDEVTEGDSLIVLESDKASMEIPAPVNGTVVSLLLAEGDKVSMGDDVLVMTTGAAPAAAIEVAVAAPAPAVEPAAVASTPVAAGGVIDVNVPDIGGSEGVDVIEVCVAEGDEISEGDSMVVLESDKASMEIPAPQSGKVISLLLNEGDKASEGTPVLKLEVAGTSAAPVAIPVSAAASTPAASKPAAVAATAVIDEVSATTGDVYAGPAVRQLARQLGVDLAKVRASGPRSRIQKDDVRKFVKTVMSQKASSPNAVTGGAGIPAIPTIDFAQFGEIELVKMSKIKKVTAANMSRNWLNVPHVTQFDDADITDLEEFRKGMKAEAEKRGVKLTPLPFLLKACAAALRAEPKFNASLHADGEHIVQKSYVNIGVAVDTPNGLMVPVIRDVDKKGLYELAKESVELAGKARDGKLLPRDMQGGCFTISSLGPIGGTGFTPIVNAPEVAILGVSKAAIKPVWNGSEFVPRQTLPLALSYDHRAINGADAGKFFTYLSAILADVRKLLL encoded by the coding sequence GGTACCCGATATCGGCGGTTCAGACAACGTTGACGTAATCGAAGTGTGCGTTGCGCCTGGCGATGTTGTGGCTGCCGAGGATTCCCTGCTGGTTCTGGAATCCGATAAGGCCTCCATGGATATCCCAAGCCCAATGGCGGGAACTATCGTCAGTGTTCTTGTCAATGAGGGTGACACTGTTTCCGAGGGCGACAATATTATTGAAATAGACACAGAGGCGGCTGATAGTGTGGTCGCGCCTGAGCCAGAAGCACCTGCTCCTGCTGTTGTAGTAGAGCCCGCGCCGGTTGCGGCGCAACATACTGCAGAGCAAGTTAGTGGTGGAGAGGAAACGATAAAAGTTCCTGATATTGGTGGTTCTGAAGGTGTTGACGTCATTGAAATATGCGTCGCGCCGGGTGATGAGGTTACTGAAGGCGATTCTCTTATCGTTCTTGAAAGTGATAAAGCCTCGATGGAAATTCCTGCTCCTGTGAACGGAACAGTGGTAAGCCTTCTTCTCGCCGAAGGCGATAAGGTTTCCATGGGTGATGATGTTCTGGTGATGACGACCGGTGCTGCGCCCGCTGCGGCTATTGAAGTAGCTGTAGCTGCGCCCGCTCCGGCCGTTGAGCCTGCTGCAGTGGCTTCTACTCCGGTTGCTGCCGGCGGGGTGATAGACGTTAATGTGCCCGATATTGGTGGCTCAGAAGGTGTTGATGTAATTGAAGTTTGCGTTGCCGAGGGTGACGAAATTTCAGAGGGCGATTCCATGGTCGTGCTTGAAAGTGACAAGGCTTCCATGGAAATTCCAGCGCCCCAGAGTGGAAAGGTGATCTCTCTGCTTCTTAATGAGGGTGACAAAGCTTCCGAAGGTACGCCGGTACTTAAGTTAGAAGTAGCTGGAACCTCTGCGGCTCCGGTTGCTATACCAGTTTCAGCTGCTGCAAGTACACCTGCTGCGAGCAAGCCTGCTGCTGTAGCTGCGACAGCCGTAATTGACGAGGTGAGTGCAACTACGGGTGATGTTTATGCTGGCCCAGCTGTACGTCAGTTGGCTCGTCAGTTGGGTGTTGATCTGGCTAAGGTTCGGGCCTCTGGTCCGCGCAGTCGTATTCAGAAAGATGACGTTCGCAAGTTTGTAAAAACTGTCATGAGCCAAAAGGCATCGTCGCCCAACGCTGTCACAGGTGGTGCAGGAATTCCTGCTATTCCTACGATAGACTTCGCACAATTCGGTGAAATCGAATTGGTGAAAATGTCTAAAATCAAGAAAGTTACCGCTGCGAATATGTCCCGTAACTGGTTGAACGTGCCGCACGTTACCCAGTTTGATGATGCCGATATAACCGACCTAGAAGAGTTCCGTAAGGGCATGAAGGCCGAAGCCGAGAAGAGAGGTGTGAAGTTAACGCCATTGCCTTTCTTGCTTAAAGCCTGTGCTGCCGCGCTAAGAGCTGAACCTAAGTTCAATGCTTCTTTGCATGCCGATGGTGAGCACATTGTGCAGAAAAGCTATGTGAACATTGGGGTCGCAGTTGATACACCGAACGGTTTGATGGTTCCTGTTATCCGTGATGTGGATAAGAAAGGTCTGTATGAACTGGCTAAAGAATCTGTTGAACTAGCGGGTAAGGCCCGTGACGGTAAGTTGCTACCTCGAGATATGCAGGGCGGGTGCTTTACTATCTCCAGTCTTGGGCCAATCGGTGGTACAGGCTTTACGCCAATCGTTAATGCCCCTGAGGTTGCGATTCTTGGCGTTTCTAAGGCAGCAATTAAGCCCGTATGGAATGGTTCTGAGTTCGTGCCACGTCAGACATTACCGCTGGCGCTCTCGTACGATCATCGAGCAATTAATGG